A genomic window from Thiomonas arsenitoxydans includes:
- a CDS encoding efflux transporter outer membrane subunit, translating into MPLIPHAPRPWPLIVCALLAGCAAGPDFKTPPAPQAMSYTSGKPPARTASTPGELGGAQQFIAGQPVAAMWWKAFASPKLDALVVQSLQHSPTIAAAQSTLRQARETYAAQSGSTLYPQVSATLGAQTLQNNSAAMGLPGGERRYDLYNAGVGVSYAFDLSGGNRRALEALAAQTEWRRYQLDSAQLSLAGAVVATAVKQALLAAQIDALQKMLATQQEQLEITRARERLGVATASDIATLQTQMEQTRASIAPLRNSADQAVHLLAVLSGQEPGTAKNPRFTLDDFNLPADLPLSLPSELVRQRPDILAAEALLHAASAQIGVTVSKQYPQLTLSANLGSQALTAASLFGSGSLIWGVAGQLAQPLFKPGLKAEARAAEAGFDAAAANYRETVLQGLRQVADVLRSLEHDAQALQAQSAAEAWAQTSLQLVEQQYALGTASALQLLTAQQQLQQTRIGLIAAQAARLNDTALLYQALGGGLQPQTQVQVRVRVRVRVRVRVRVRVRVQTPTHAPAPAASSAGLTSSPV; encoded by the coding sequence ATGCCTTTGATTCCCCACGCTCCGCGGCCCTGGCCGCTCATCGTCTGTGCCTTGCTGGCAGGCTGCGCCGCTGGGCCGGATTTCAAAACGCCGCCCGCTCCACAGGCCATGTCGTACACCAGCGGTAAGCCGCCCGCCCGCACGGCTTCGACGCCCGGCGAGCTGGGTGGCGCGCAGCAGTTCATCGCGGGTCAACCCGTGGCCGCAATGTGGTGGAAGGCATTTGCTTCACCCAAGCTCGACGCCCTGGTCGTGCAGTCTCTGCAGCACAGCCCGACCATCGCCGCAGCGCAGTCCACGCTGCGACAGGCGCGCGAAACCTATGCCGCGCAAAGCGGCTCCACCCTTTATCCACAGGTCAGCGCCACGCTCGGGGCGCAGACCTTGCAGAACAACAGCGCGGCCATGGGACTACCCGGCGGGGAGCGGCGCTACGACTTGTACAACGCGGGGGTTGGCGTGAGCTACGCCTTTGATCTTTCCGGCGGCAACCGTCGCGCGCTCGAAGCACTGGCGGCACAGACCGAATGGCGGCGTTACCAGCTCGATTCTGCGCAACTCAGTCTGGCTGGAGCCGTGGTCGCCACGGCCGTGAAGCAGGCACTGCTGGCCGCTCAGATCGACGCACTGCAGAAAATGCTGGCAACGCAGCAGGAGCAGCTTGAAATCACCCGCGCGCGCGAACGTCTCGGCGTGGCCACGGCCTCGGACATCGCCACGCTGCAAACCCAGATGGAACAAACTCGCGCCAGCATCGCCCCGCTGCGCAACAGCGCTGACCAGGCGGTCCATTTGCTGGCCGTGCTCAGCGGGCAAGAACCCGGCACGGCGAAGAATCCGCGTTTCACCTTGGACGACTTCAACCTGCCCGCCGATTTACCGCTGAGTCTGCCGTCTGAGCTGGTGCGTCAGCGGCCCGACATCCTCGCGGCCGAAGCCTTGCTGCACGCCGCCAGCGCGCAGATCGGCGTGACGGTGTCCAAACAATACCCGCAGCTCACTCTGAGTGCGAACCTGGGCAGCCAGGCGCTGACCGCGGCCAGTCTGTTCGGCAGTGGTTCATTGATCTGGGGAGTGGCCGGGCAGTTGGCCCAGCCTTTGTTCAAACCCGGGCTGAAGGCCGAGGCACGCGCTGCAGAGGCCGGCTTTGATGCTGCAGCCGCCAACTACCGCGAAACTGTACTGCAAGGCTTGCGGCAGGTGGCTGATGTGCTGCGCTCGCTGGAACACGACGCCCAAGCCTTGCAGGCACAGAGCGCGGCCGAAGCCTGGGCGCAAACTTCGCTGCAACTGGTGGAGCAGCAATACGCGCTAGGCACAGCCAGCGCGCTGCAACTGCTCACCGCGCAACAACAGCTACAACAGACCCGCATCGGCCTAATCGCCGCGCAGGCTGCGCGCCTGAACGACACCGCCCTGCTCTATCAGGCGCTGGGCGGCGGGCTGCAGCCACAGACACAGGTGCAGGTGCGGGTGCGGGTGCGGGTGCGGGTGCGGGTGCGGGTGCGGGTGCGGGTGCGGGTGCAGACGCCAACCCATGCGCCTGCGCCTGCCGCATCGTCTGCTGGGCTTACTTCTTCCCCGGTTTGA
- a CDS encoding DUF2202 domain-containing protein: protein MQRRTFLNTTLGAAVLALTGCGGGDSTVAATPASTDATSATATAALSTQLDALPPSDLSATEASALVFMREEEKLARDVYQLLYTQWGQKVFSNIAASEQQHMDAVALLLTRYNLPDPAAATATGVFQDPHVQELFNALMAQGQTSLIAALTVGATIEDLDIQDLQTRIAATDNADIALVFNELMKGSRNHMRAFISQLTKQGVTYTPQYITQAEFDAIINSPTETGAI, encoded by the coding sequence ATGCAACGCCGAACTTTTCTCAACACCACCCTCGGCGCTGCGGTGCTGGCTCTCACCGGCTGCGGCGGTGGCGATTCCACCGTCGCCGCAACACCAGCGAGCACCGACGCGACCTCCGCCACGGCCACCGCCGCGCTCAGCACGCAGCTCGACGCCCTCCCCCCGTCGGATCTTTCGGCCACCGAAGCCAGCGCACTGGTGTTCATGCGCGAAGAAGAAAAACTCGCGCGGGACGTCTATCAACTGCTCTACACGCAGTGGGGACAGAAGGTGTTCAGCAATATTGCGGCCAGCGAGCAGCAGCACATGGACGCCGTGGCGCTACTGCTGACGCGCTACAACCTGCCCGATCCTGCGGCCGCAACGGCAACCGGCGTGTTCCAGGATCCGCACGTGCAGGAGTTGTTCAACGCCCTGATGGCGCAAGGCCAGACTTCACTGATCGCCGCGCTCACCGTGGGGGCGACGATCGAAGACCTGGATATTCAGGACCTGCAGACGCGCATCGCCGCCACCGACAACGCCGACATCGCCCTGGTGTTCAACGAATTGATGAAGGGCTCGCGCAACCACATGCGCGCCTTCATCTCGCAACTGACCAAGCAAGGCGTGACCTACACGCCGCAGTACATCACACAGGCCGAGTTTGACGCCATCATCAACAGCCCGACAGAAACCGGCGCGATTTGA
- a CDS encoding DUF2202 domain-containing protein encodes MKTPTYFSKAILALGGALMVTAAFAGNGRSGGDSTRTLDNTEAASIVFMREEEKLARDVYQLLYTQWGWPIFNNIAASEQQHMDAVGTLITRYKLPDPASHTGTGVFVDPELQTLFNALMSHGQTSLNAALQVGAAIEDLDIKDLNERIAQTDNPDVKLVYMNLLKGSRNHLRSFVSQLTAAGVSYTPQYITQAEFDAIINSPKETGRV; translated from the coding sequence ATGAAAACCCCCACCTACTTTTCCAAAGCCATTCTCGCCCTGGGCGGCGCGCTGATGGTCACCGCGGCCTTTGCTGGCAATGGCCGCAGCGGCGGCGATAGCACCCGCACCCTCGACAACACTGAAGCCGCCAGCATCGTGTTCATGCGTGAAGAAGAAAAACTCGCCCGCGATGTCTATCAACTGCTCTACACCCAGTGGGGATGGCCCATTTTCAACAACATCGCGGCCAGCGAGCAGCAGCACATGGACGCCGTGGGCACTCTGATCACCCGCTATAAATTGCCCGACCCCGCCTCGCATACCGGCACGGGGGTGTTCGTCGATCCCGAACTGCAGACCCTGTTCAACGCGCTGATGAGCCATGGGCAGACCTCGCTGAATGCGGCGCTGCAGGTTGGCGCCGCCATCGAGGATCTGGACATCAAAGACCTCAACGAGCGTATCGCGCAGACCGACAACCCAGACGTCAAGCTGGTTTACATGAATCTACTGAAGGGATCGCGCAATCATCTGCGCTCCTTCGTCTCGCAGTTGACCGCGGCAGGCGTCAGCTACACACCGCAGTACATCACGCAGGCCGAGTTTGACGCCATCATCAACAGCCCGAAAGAGACCGGCCGGGTCTGA
- a CDS encoding efflux RND transporter periplasmic adaptor subunit, protein MNFSALNRRTLLLLTVLIPLVLLLGYVALRTGPLAAVPVTVTTVESHAINPALFGIGTVQARYTTLVGPTVAGRVKSLDVHVGDRVRAGQVLGEMDPVDLDERIRSQRAALLSTQAQLRQAQTQRDFARTQATRYAQLLAAHGTTEELLATRQQELQSAEAALQAAQDAVERARADLAALQAQRSNLKLVSPTAGLVTARDADPGSTVVAGAPVVELIAPDSLWIDTRFDQLTATGLAADLPARIVLRSRSNQTLAGRVLRVDPVADAVTEETLAKIAFTPLPQPLPPIGELADITVALPALPARPTVPNASLQRVDDQLGVWRVEGDKLQFARVKVLGRDLDGHVQVEGLKTGERVVVYSQRTLSARSHISIVDRIPGVSP, encoded by the coding sequence ATGAATTTCTCCGCCCTCAATCGCCGCACCCTGCTGTTGCTGACGGTGCTGATTCCTCTCGTCTTGCTGCTGGGCTATGTAGCGCTGCGCACCGGCCCGCTGGCAGCGGTGCCTGTTACCGTGACCACGGTTGAAAGCCATGCGATCAACCCGGCGCTGTTCGGCATCGGCACGGTGCAGGCGCGCTACACCACCCTGGTTGGTCCGACCGTGGCCGGACGGGTCAAAAGTCTTGATGTCCATGTCGGCGACCGGGTGCGTGCCGGCCAGGTGCTCGGCGAAATGGACCCGGTGGATCTAGACGAGCGCATCCGCTCGCAACGGGCGGCCTTGCTGAGCACCCAGGCGCAGTTGCGCCAGGCGCAGACCCAGCGCGATTTCGCCCGGACGCAGGCGACACGCTATGCCCAGTTGCTTGCCGCACACGGCACCACCGAGGAATTGCTCGCCACCCGCCAGCAGGAACTGCAGTCGGCCGAAGCCGCGCTGCAGGCGGCGCAGGATGCGGTCGAGCGCGCCCGCGCCGACCTCGCCGCGCTGCAGGCCCAGCGCAGCAACCTCAAGCTGGTTTCGCCCACTGCCGGCTTGGTCACCGCGCGCGACGCCGACCCCGGATCGACGGTCGTCGCCGGCGCCCCGGTGGTCGAACTGATCGCGCCCGATAGCCTGTGGATCGACACCCGCTTCGACCAGCTCACGGCCACCGGCCTGGCCGCCGATCTGCCGGCGCGCATCGTGCTGCGTTCTCGCTCGAACCAGACTCTGGCCGGGCGGGTGCTGCGGGTCGATCCCGTGGCTGACGCGGTGACTGAGGAGACCCTGGCCAAGATTGCGTTCACCCCCTTGCCGCAGCCGCTGCCGCCGATCGGTGAGCTGGCCGATATCACTGTCGCCCTGCCCGCATTACCGGCGCGTCCGACCGTGCCCAACGCCAGTCTGCAGCGCGTGGACGACCAGCTCGGCGTGTGGCGCGTCGAAGGCGACAAGCTGCAATTCGCCCGCGTCAAGGTGCTGGGCCGCGATCTCGACGGGCACGTCCAGGTCGAGGGCCTGAAGACCGGCGAGCGCGTGGTGGTCTACAGCCAGCGCACACTCAGCGCGCGCAGCCACATCAGCATCGTCGACCGCATTCCCGGAGTCTCGCCATGA
- a CDS encoding ABC transporter ATP-binding protein, with amino-acid sequence MTGRGIRIEGLKKRYGSGDTAVDALKGVDMEVAPGEVVGLVGPSGSGKSTLLKCLGAVIEPTAGRMTLGNEVIYDDGWKIRDLRALRRDKIGFVFQAPYLIPFLDVTDNVALLPMLAGEPNGKARQRALELLTALDVQHRAKAMPSQLSGGEQQRVAIARGLVNRPPVILADEPTAPLDSVRALAVIRILGDMAKRYQTAIIVVTHDEKIIPTFKRIYHIRDGVTHEEAGEGRGFD; translated from the coding sequence ATGACAGGCAGAGGCATCCGCATCGAAGGCCTGAAAAAGCGCTACGGCAGCGGCGACACCGCGGTGGACGCGCTCAAGGGCGTGGACATGGAGGTCGCGCCGGGTGAAGTGGTCGGGCTGGTCGGCCCCTCGGGCTCGGGCAAGAGCACCCTGCTGAAGTGTCTGGGCGCGGTGATCGAGCCGACCGCCGGGCGCATGACTCTGGGCAACGAGGTGATCTACGACGACGGCTGGAAGATTCGCGACCTGCGCGCCCTGCGCCGCGACAAGATCGGCTTCGTGTTCCAGGCGCCGTATCTCATTCCCTTCCTCGACGTCACCGACAACGTCGCGCTGCTGCCCATGCTCGCTGGCGAACCCAACGGCAAAGCGCGCCAGCGTGCGCTGGAACTGCTCACCGCGCTCGACGTGCAGCACCGCGCCAAGGCCATGCCCTCGCAGCTCTCCGGCGGCGAGCAGCAGCGCGTGGCCATCGCCCGCGGCCTGGTCAACCGTCCGCCGGTGATCCTCGCCGATGAGCCCACTGCGCCGCTCGACAGCGTGCGCGCGCTGGCGGTGATCCGCATCCTGGGCGACATGGCCAAGCGCTACCAGACCGCCATCATCGTCGTCACCCACGACGAAAAGATCATCCCCACCTTCAAGCGCATCTATCACATCCGCGACGGCGTGACCCACGAGGAAGCCGGCGAAGGACGGGGCTTCGACTGA
- a CDS encoding TetR/AcrR family transcriptional regulator, which translates to MNTRPPHLPAEERREATVESVIELAAQRNPSDITTSAIAQHMGLTQGALFRHFPTKDAIWEAVMQWVATRLMARVDRAIASHDSALDALEAVFLTHAAFVAEHPGVPRMLFGELQRAEDTAAKRAARTLLAAYGKRVRQLIVKGQQRGELSQDIEPDAAAAMFVGAIQGLVMQTLLSGEPEHIRSAAPGAFALYRRCIGSTK; encoded by the coding sequence TTGAATACTCGTCCCCCGCATCTGCCTGCCGAAGAACGCCGCGAGGCCACGGTCGAATCCGTCATCGAACTGGCCGCGCAACGTAATCCGAGCGACATCACGACCAGCGCCATCGCCCAGCACATGGGGCTGACGCAGGGCGCGCTGTTCCGTCACTTCCCCACCAAAGACGCCATCTGGGAAGCGGTGATGCAATGGGTCGCCACGCGGCTGATGGCCCGGGTCGATCGCGCCATCGCCAGCCACGACAGCGCGCTCGATGCGCTGGAGGCGGTATTCCTCACGCATGCCGCCTTCGTGGCCGAGCACCCGGGCGTGCCGCGCATGTTGTTCGGTGAACTCCAGCGCGCCGAGGACACGGCGGCAAAACGCGCGGCCCGCACGCTGCTGGCCGCCTACGGCAAGCGCGTACGCCAACTCATCGTCAAAGGACAACAGCGCGGCGAATTGAGCCAGGACATCGAGCCCGACGCGGCCGCCGCCATGTTCGTCGGGGCCATACAAGGTCTGGTGATGCAGACCCTGCTGTCTGGCGAACCAGAACACATCCGCAGCGCGGCGCCCGGTGCGTTTGCGCTGTATCGCCGCTGTATCGGGAGCACAAAATGA
- a CDS encoding ABC transporter permease, giving the protein MISLAGRDILHAWGKFVFTGIGLGLLIGVTLVMAGVYRGMIDDAMVLLDNSGADLWVVQKDTQGPYAESSSLYDDTWRGIAAMPGVASANNITYLTMQVRAANHGEPRDVRAMVVGIAPDGPGSAGWPPYLVAGRQITRSHYEAVADIASGFKLGDTLQIRRNRYTVVGLTRRMVSSNGDPMVFIPLKDAQQAQFLKDNEAILQQRRRTAENPAFNRPGVPGLLDAIIASQSTNNYVNAVLVRIKPGYTADEVAAPIRRWKRLTVFTRAQMQDILVNKLIATAAKQIGMFMVILAIVSAAIVAFIIYTLTMDKIREIAVLKLIGTRNRTIAAMIMQQALALGLIGFAVGKITATFAAPLFPKFVLLMPGDSIAGFFAVMVICALASLVAIRMALKVDPAEAIGG; this is encoded by the coding sequence ATGATCAGCCTGGCCGGACGCGACATTCTGCATGCCTGGGGCAAGTTCGTGTTCACCGGCATCGGCCTGGGGCTGCTGATCGGCGTCACCCTGGTCATGGCCGGGGTGTACCGCGGCATGATCGACGATGCCATGGTGCTGCTCGACAACAGCGGCGCCGATCTGTGGGTGGTGCAGAAAGACACGCAGGGGCCTTACGCCGAATCGTCCAGTCTGTATGACGACACCTGGCGCGGCATCGCCGCCATGCCCGGCGTGGCCAGCGCCAACAACATCACCTACCTCACCATGCAGGTGCGCGCTGCGAATCACGGCGAGCCGCGCGATGTGCGCGCCATGGTGGTGGGCATCGCCCCCGACGGCCCCGGCAGCGCGGGCTGGCCGCCGTATCTGGTGGCCGGACGGCAGATCACCCGCAGCCATTACGAGGCGGTGGCCGACATCGCCAGCGGCTTCAAACTGGGCGACACCCTGCAGATCCGCCGCAATCGCTACACCGTGGTCGGGCTGACGCGGCGCATGGTCTCTTCCAACGGCGACCCGATGGTGTTCATTCCGCTCAAGGATGCGCAGCAGGCGCAGTTCCTGAAGGACAACGAGGCCATCCTGCAGCAGCGCCGCCGTACCGCCGAGAACCCGGCGTTCAACCGCCCCGGTGTGCCCGGGCTGCTTGACGCCATCATCGCCTCGCAAAGCACCAATAACTATGTCAATGCCGTGCTGGTGCGCATCAAGCCCGGCTATACCGCCGACGAAGTGGCCGCGCCCATCCGGCGCTGGAAACGCCTGACCGTGTTCACCCGCGCGCAGATGCAAGACATTCTGGTCAACAAGCTCATCGCCACGGCGGCCAAGCAGATCGGCATGTTCATGGTCATCCTGGCCATCGTCAGCGCCGCCATCGTCGCCTTCATCATCTATACGCTCACCATGGACAAGATCCGCGAAATCGCGGTGCTCAAGCTCATCGGCACGCGCAACCGCACCATCGCCGCCATGATCATGCAGCAGGCGCTGGCGCTGGGCCTGATCGGCTTCGCCGTGGGCAAGATCACCGCCACCTTCGCCGCGCCGCTGTTTCCCAAGTTCGTGCTGCTCATGCCGGGCGACTCCATCGCCGGGTTCTTCGCGGTGATGGTGATTTGCGCGCTGGCCAGCCTGGTGGCCATCCGCATGGCGCTCAAGGTCGACCCGGCCGAAGCGATCGGAGGTTGA
- a CDS encoding DUF1971 domain-containing protein — protein sequence MLKNLPADVRPYRRTPEFTESTIPKGLLKEHTTKPGVWGVIHVTQGLLEYRILATVPERHLLTPDKPGIVEPTVPHEVAPIGPVRFYVEFHAHPDVTQPSAESPA from the coding sequence ATGTTGAAAAACCTACCCGCAGATGTGCGCCCCTACCGCCGCACGCCCGAGTTCACCGAATCCACGATACCCAAGGGCCTGCTCAAGGAACACACCACCAAACCCGGCGTCTGGGGCGTGATCCACGTCACCCAGGGCTTGCTGGAATACCGCATTCTCGCAACCGTGCCCGAACGACATCTGCTCACGCCCGACAAACCCGGCATCGTCGAGCCGACCGTACCGCATGAAGTGGCCCCCATCGGCCCGGTGCGCTTTTATGTCGAGTTTCATGCCCATCCCGATGTGACCCAACCCTCTGCCGAAAGCCCTGCATGA